AAGGaaataaacatatttactCTTCGTTACCTGcatcaaattttttacaagTTTTAACAAAGACCAAAACTTTTGATAAAGGTACcataataagtaaaatataatattatatctgatAAAGTTATTGACTCGTATAATATTCGGgcacaaataaattatatatgtatgtatgtatgtacacacacacacacatcatatatacatatctatacttTAAtaggtataaataattatgaaaacaGCAACAAGCTACTGCATCATTTACAAGCAGTTTCGCTTAAACCTTCTATAACGTTAGACAATggtaagattttatatatatgtacttgcatctttatgtataattaaattaaatacttACATGAGATATGCTTAAGTCAatatcgcgcgcgcgcgcggtgTGCGAACGCATCACGTATATAACTCATTgacgatttatatttttcattgtgtgttacgaattatataaaaaaagtaacatgATACCACGAATTTCTTTAGGATTGGATACTTTAGGAATGGTGAGGAATTTGGAAGATcaacaaaaaagagatgaaggatataaaaattattccttTAATATCTTAGTATCGGATAATATCGGTCTTTACAGAGACATACCAGACACGAGAAATGAATTATGTCAAACGCAAAAGTATGCAAACGATTTGCCAAACGCTAGTATCGTTATTTGCTTCTACAATGAACATTATACAACACTCATGAGATCTTTGCAATCTTTGATCGTAAGAACACCAATGTCATTATtacatgaaattattttagtgAATGATTATAGCGAGAGTAATATGttacatgaaaaaataaaacgttacaTCGATAACCTTAATGgcaaagtaaaattatttaaaactgaaaggagagaaggattGATTAGAGCAAGAATGTTTGGTGCAAGAAAGGCAACAGGgaacattttgatatttttagataGTCACAttgaagtaaatataaaatggatAGAACCTCTTCTTTCAAGAATAGCATATTCAAGGACTATTGTAGCCATGCCAgttatcgatattataaatGCAGATACATTCCAATATACTGGGAGTCCTTTGGTCAGAGGAGGTTTTAATTGGGGACTGCATTTTAAATGGGACAATTTACCCATTGGTACATTAACCAATCACAAAGACTTTGTGAAACCTATCaagtaaaaagatttttcttacaaatatacatgatattatattatattattttaaatagatagGCATTAACCGACCATTATTACCAATAGATCGCCAACTATGGCAGGAGGATTATTTGCTATTGACAAAACATACTTTATGGAATTAGGTGAATATGATCCTGGCATGGATATTTGGGGTGGTGAAAATCTAGAAATCTCCTTTAGAGTAAGATTAAAATATAgcaatgtatatgtataatagttGATGCAAGAGTGCCAAAATTATACGCGAATTACAAATACGTCTTTTTATTTCCAGATATGGATGTGTGGTGGAAGCATTGAACTTATACCATGTTCTAGAGTTGGTCATGTTTTCAGAAGACGCAGGCCATATGGTAGTAACGAACAATATGATACGATgctaaaaaattctttacgcGTTGCACATGTATGGATGGAcgaatataaagattattttttaaaaaatgttaaaaaaatagattatgGTGATATTTCTGATAGAATTGCTTTACGACAAAAATTAAACTGCAAAACTTTTGCTTGGTATCTCAAAGTAGTTTACCCTGAATTAGCATTGCCAGATGATAATGAAAGTCAATTAAAGGACAAATGGTCAAAGTTAGAACAAAAACCGATGCAACCTTGGcattcaagaaaaagaaattacattgATCAATATCAAATCAGACTTACTAATTCCACATTGTGTATACAAAGTGAAAGAGATATCAAAACTAAAGGTTCGAAACTCATTTTAGCTCCTTGTTTAAGAATTAAATCACAGGTAAGAATTAGAAAGTAAGAACCTGCAATAAGTAAATGATCCAACATCAAGAACTGGATCTTCATTGTGTAATATTCAACAATAGCTTTTTCCGTATACATAGATGTGGTATGAAACGGCAAAAAATGAATTGATACTTGGGCAAGTGCTTTGTATGGAGGGAGGAGGGAAGGTACCAAAGCTTGGAAAGTGTCATGAGATGGGTGGAAACCAAGATTGGCGACATAAAAGCtctgtaaatatttttcttttcttctttttgcttcttttatttttttccctctttttttcttctctctctctctcttttttttttaaatttcttatataccatagtagataattaatatgtaatgAGAATACACACGTGGATTAATATTCAGAATGGTACACCTATTTACAATATGGCAATTGGTACATGCTTGGGAGCCTTAAGAGCAAGTAAAAAGGCAGAAATTATCATGGATTTATGTACTAAGTCTGATGTGTCGTCTATGTCTTGGGATCTTGTTCGTTCTAAAATAGGACAGAAAGCTATCAGATGACACGTAAACGGtgtttataaaagatatatatgacTTCCGtaagttataaattataaaaaaatgcaaattacGATGTTTAAGAAATATCGTCACTCTATTTCTTACAGCATATCAAATCGTTTGCATGTAGCAGAAGAAGCGTTCCTGTCTATTTAACAGATTTTCGattgaaacgatcgataattgATCCATCTTTCGTATCTATCGTaattgataaaagaagaaaaggaaaaagaaagaagaaaaaaagaaaaaaaaaatcagaaaaatcattaaaaaatataaacgaattttttGTACGTGTATTGATAAGTTTTTTACAAAGTTTATTTCCGTTtccaaaatataattaaacgtGCACGAAAGATATATTGCCTTTGCAAGCCCTTCTTTTACGATTCCTCGTAAacgatgttttttcttttacgattccTCGTAACTTATGTTCAGTACCGATGCATACAGACTAAagtcgaatatttttcaatctatTGAAAAATTCTACATTACAATTCGTTGTAATTAAACggaatcattttttataaatcgcgCTTCCATTCAATGACGACTTGTACATTTATCGTAATAAAGTGATGTTGAATCCTTTCTTTGGTAAAGTTATTTCAGTAAttcgtattttaataaataaaaatttatgttcAATTCGGGATCAttttgcgttttttttttctttttttttttgttttgttttgtttctccCCTTTTTATTAAGCTCACAAAGACTTACTGCAATACTTTTATACTGGAAAATCAGACCTCttatatgtttatttcataaatctgaaatttattatgaataaattattctattttatatttaatttcggtattatttttttttttttgtacaattttataataataaaacttttatacaaatttaacaCATTGAATGCAGCACTAATATTACATGGCTGGTCCACAATGCCAACATGAATCTGTCATTGTAcgatacatattattttaaaatattatttacaacaGATAAGTTAAGATATACAATCATATTCAATGAATTCGTCTTACTGAGGGTGTTCACAACATTGTATTAACGATAAtagtattgaaaaatttataaatattcacatttattgtaattatgtGATTTTACTGATCTTGGTGTAACCAGTTGCCGGTGGTCCTTATGGcgctataaataaattcagtaCCAATTGTTGGTGGTTCCAATGGCATTCAATACGTTAATAGCACATTTATGAATTGGCAAAGTTCTTACtttgtaataacaataatttctcTAATTCTTTCCTATCGTTCAATCTATGATTACCAACgcaaatttctaaaaattgtTGTAAATTGGATAACTTGCTATTGGGactatataacaaaattgttaATGCATAACGCCAAATTAAATACTCAATTTCATTGGAATAATCTAATAAGTATGGAAATAAGTGTTGCATATGCTTCCAGTTTTGTTTACCTAAATGCGATCTAACCTCTAACATAAGTAAACTTTTGGAAAATCCTGTAAGAGATACATAATccgattttttttgtaacggCATGCTTGTACAACGATGTGTCATTTTGTGACTCTTATCGTTATCCTTATTATCCCAACTTcgctttctattatttaaccTACTTTGTAGAAGCTCAACAGCTTTGACCTAATTTGTAAAAGTTCAAAAATCACAATACAATCGATTATAATATACTGTCTATTAataactataaataaattattgaattcaTAATTACCGTGCTTTCTTTCCCTGCCAAATACACACGAGATTTTGTCTTGCTTTTCTCCGTCATTTTGCGGacgtatttcaaatattatccTTCTCgacaattttacaatattttcaaaaatttatataatagaaaatatcatatCGATGAgttttacaataatttcaaaaatttatataatagaaaatatcatatCGATGAGAATTCGTTGAATTTATACTTTATCTATACGAATGAAAATTGCTAGCAAACGTGAGAAATGGCAACGACGTTCACAAGGAACAATTACAAGATCAACTGATCTCATTCACGCGTATGGTTGCCGACTCGGTTGTCATATCGAGGAAAACAAGGGAAAAAATTGGATGTAGTGGGGGAATGTTTattagtagcagtagtagtagcgtAGTGGGGTTAGTCAGATTAGGTTACGCAACGACGCATTATAAGGTGTATGTCACGTGATACAAGTTGTAGAGTAGAACAATAATGGCGGAGAGGTAATGTGACACACGTATTTCCTTACGAGAGATTACTCCCGTCAACGCTGATCGCAGaaaacttttaaaattaattattaggtGGCGCTTTAAGCGCCATGGATCTTGCTTCCTTATCTTACTTTCCCTTAACCTCCGCTAATTTGTGTTACATGTTTCTTATCACATGATATCTATTTGCGTTTGTTACTAGTTTCTCCACTGTGACTCCGATCGATCTCTATACAATtgtaaattttcatatttgcGATCTAATATCGTCGCAAGATGGCAAGTACGTTCTTATACTTTGCTTATGGCAGCAATTTGTTAACGAAAAGAATTCACTTCAATAATCCAACAGCCGTGCGAAAGGACATTGGTCGTTTAAAAGTAAATTGAGCATATACATTGTTCtctttacgtttctttctatacgtctatatgcatataaacaatatgtataaacatttcaGAGGATAGTCTAGTAGTTGTTACTATTTTTACAAACATTCTAGAATTACAGACTTGATTTTATAACATACACAAAAAGATGGGGTGGAGCAGCAGCAACGATAGTTCCTACAGAAAACTGTTCTGT
This window of the Vespula vulgaris chromosome 1, iyVesVulg1.1, whole genome shotgun sequence genome carries:
- the LOC127070925 gene encoding uncharacterized protein LOC127070925 isoform X3 codes for the protein MTEKSKTKSRVYLAGKESTVKAVELLQSRLNNRKRSWDNKDNDKSHKMTHRCTSMPLQKKSDYVSLTGFSKSLLMLERHKDHRQLVTPRSVKSHNYNKCEYL
- the LOC127070925 gene encoding uncharacterized protein LOC127070925 isoform X4, which encodes MTEKSKTKSRVYLAGKESTVKAVELLQSRLNNRKRSWDNKDNDKSHKMTHRCTSMPLQKKSDYVSLTGFSKSLLMLEKFALVIID
- the LOC127069516 gene encoding polypeptide N-acetylgalactosaminyltransferase 35A-like isoform X2; amino-acid sequence: MSTTYTAFITGVVIASLTWILSLYLYSTLSHNEGNKHIYSSLPASNFLQVLTKTKTFDKGLDTLGMVRNLEDQQKRDEGYKNYSFNILVSDNIGLYRDIPDTRNELCQTQKYANDLPNASIVICFYNEHYTTLMRSLQSLIVRTPMSLLHEIILVNDYSESNMLHEKIKRYIDNLNGKVKLFKTERREGLIRARMFGARKATGNILIFLDSHIEVNIKWIEPLLSRIAYSRTIVAMPVIDIINADTFQYTGSPLVRGGFNWGLHFKWDNLPIGTLTNHKDFVKPIKSPTMAGGLFAIDKTYFMELGEYDPGMDIWGGENLEISFRIWMCGGSIELIPCSRVGHVFRRRRPYGSNEQYDTMLKNSLRVAHVWMDEYKDYFLKNVKKIDYGDISDRIALRQKLNCKTFAWYLKVVYPELALPDDNESQLKDKWSKLEQKPMQPWHSRKRNYIDQYQIRLTNSTLCIQSERDIKTKGSKLILAPCLRIKSQMWYETAKNELILGQVLCMEGGGKVPKLGKCHEMGGNQDWRHKSSNGTPIYNMAIGTCLGALRASKKAEIIMDLCTKSDVSSMSWDLVRSKIGQKAIR
- the LOC127069516 gene encoding polypeptide N-acetylgalactosaminyltransferase 35A-like isoform X4 codes for the protein MSTTYTAFITGVVIASLTWILSLYLYSTLSHNEGNKHIYSSLPASNFLQVLTKTKTFDKGINNYENSNKLLHHLQAVSLKPSITLDNGLDTLGMVRNLEDQQKRDEGYKNYSFNILVSDNIGLYRDIPDTRNELCQTQKYANDLPNASIVICFYNEHYTTLMRSLQSLIVRTPMSLLHEIILVNDYSESNMLHEKIKRYIDNLNGKVKLFKTERREGLIRARMFGARKATGNILIFLDSHIEVNIKWIEPLLSRIAYSRTIVAMPVIDIINADTFQYTGSPLVRGGFNWGLHFKWDNLPIGTLTNHKDFVKPIKSPTMAGGLFAIDKTYFMELGEYDPGMDIWGGENLEISFRIWMCGGSIELIPCSRVGHVFRRRRPYGSNEQYDTMLKNSLRVAHVWMDEYKDYFLKNVKKIDYGDISDRIALRQKLNCKTFAWYLKVVYPELALPDDNESQLKDKWSKLEQKPMQPWHSRKRNYIDQYQIRLTNSTLCIQSERDIKTKGSKLILAPCLRIKSQMWYETAKNELILGQVLCMEGGGKVPKLGKCHEMGGNQDWRHKSS
- the LOC127070925 gene encoding uncharacterized protein LOC127070925 isoform X5 translates to MTEKSKTKSRVYLAGKESTVKAVELLQSRLNNRKRSWDNKDNDKSHKMTHRCTSMPLQKKSDYVSLTGFSKSLLMLEVRSHLDL
- the LOC127069516 gene encoding polypeptide N-acetylgalactosaminyltransferase 35A-like isoform X1, whose translation is MSTTYTAFITGVVIASLTWILSLYLYSTLSHNEGNKHIYSSLPASNFLQVLTKTKTFDKGINNYENSNKLLHHLQAVSLKPSITLDNGLDTLGMVRNLEDQQKRDEGYKNYSFNILVSDNIGLYRDIPDTRNELCQTQKYANDLPNASIVICFYNEHYTTLMRSLQSLIVRTPMSLLHEIILVNDYSESNMLHEKIKRYIDNLNGKVKLFKTERREGLIRARMFGARKATGNILIFLDSHIEVNIKWIEPLLSRIAYSRTIVAMPVIDIINADTFQYTGSPLVRGGFNWGLHFKWDNLPIGTLTNHKDFVKPIKSPTMAGGLFAIDKTYFMELGEYDPGMDIWGGENLEISFRIWMCGGSIELIPCSRVGHVFRRRRPYGSNEQYDTMLKNSLRVAHVWMDEYKDYFLKNVKKIDYGDISDRIALRQKLNCKTFAWYLKVVYPELALPDDNESQLKDKWSKLEQKPMQPWHSRKRNYIDQYQIRLTNSTLCIQSERDIKTKGSKLILAPCLRIKSQMWYETAKNELILGQVLCMEGGGKVPKLGKCHEMGGNQDWRHKSSNGTPIYNMAIGTCLGALRASKKAEIIMDLCTKSDVSSMSWDLVRSKIGQKAIR
- the LOC127069516 gene encoding polypeptide N-acetylgalactosaminyltransferase 35A-like isoform X3 codes for the protein MSTTYTAFITGVVIASLTWILSLYLYSTLSHNEGNKHIYSSLPASNFLQVLTKTKTFDKGINNYENSNKLLHHLQAVSLKPSITLDNGLDTLGMVRNLEDQQKRDEGYKNYSFNILVSDNIGLYRDIPDTRNELCQTQKYANDLPNASIVICFYNEHYTTLMRSLQSLIVRTPMSLLHEIILVNDYSESNMLHEKIKRYIDNLNGKVKLFKTERREGLIRARMFGARKATGNILIFLDSHIEVNIKWIEPLLSRIAYSRTIVAMPVIDIINADTFQYTGSPLVRGGFNWGLHFKWDNLPIGTLTNHKDFVKPIKSPTMAGGLFAIDKTYFMELGEYDPGMDIWGGENLEISFRIWMCGGSIELIPCSRVGHVFRRRRPYGSNEQYDTMLKNSLRVAHVWMDEYKDYFLKNVKKIDYGDISDRIALRQKLNCKTFAWYLKVVYPELALPDDNESQLKDKWSKLEQKPMQPWHSRKRNYIDQYQIRLTNSTLCIQSERDIKTKGSKLILAPCLRIKSQMWYETAKNELILGQVLCMEGGGKVPKLGKCHEMGGNQDWRHKSSIINM
- the LOC127070925 gene encoding uncharacterized protein LOC127070925 isoform X2, which translates into the protein MTEKSKTKSRVYLAGKESTVKAVELLQSRLNNRKRSWDNKDNDKSHKMTHRCTSMPLQKKSDYVSLTGFSKSLLMLEVRSHLEICVGNHRLNDRKELEKLLLLQSKNFANS
- the LOC127070925 gene encoding uncharacterized protein LOC127070925 isoform X6, with the translated sequence MTEKSKTKSRVYLAGKESTVKAVELLQSRLNNRKRSWDNKDNDKSHKMTHRCTSMPLQKKSDYVSLTGFSKSLLMLEVRSHLAP
- the LOC127070925 gene encoding uncharacterized protein LOC127070925 isoform X1 — protein: MTEKSKTKSRVYLAGKESTVKAVELLQSRLNNRKRSWDNKDNDKSHKMTHRCTSMPLQKKSDYVSLTGFSKSLLMLEVRSHLGKQNWKHMQHLFPYLLDYSNEIEYLIWRYALTILLYSPNSKLSNLQQFLEICVGNHRLNDRKELEKLLLLQSKNFANS
- the LOC127070925 gene encoding uncharacterized protein LOC127070925 isoform X7, coding for MTEKSKTKSRVYLAGKESTVKAVELLQSRLNNRKRSWDNKDNDKSHKMTHRCTSMPLQKKSDYVSLTGFSKSLLMLEIYEINI